The Mycolicibacterium insubricum DNA segment GGTGTGCCGGAACACCGGCTGGGCGTTCTCCCAGGTCGTCGACCCGGTGGTGGAGTACCGGCAGTGCCCGACGGCGACGTGCCCGATCATGCCGGCCAGCGTCGCCTCGTCGAACACCTGGGACACCAGGCCGAGGTCCTTGAACACGATGACCTGGGAACCGTCGGCGACGGCGATGCCCGCGGCCTCCTGGCCACGGTGTTGCAGCGCATAAAGTCCGTAGTAGGTGAGCTTGGCCACATCTTCGCCGGGGGCCCAGACTCCGAATACGCCACACTCCTCACGGGGGGCATTCTCGTCGGGCACTATCGGCTGCTCTGTCACGTTGGGGCTGCTCCCGGACGTCGCGGTGGCTGACGGGGCCAGTCTACGGGCCGGTAAACGGATTCACCTAGGCCAGGGATCTACCGTGCTGGCACGGTACCGCTCGGACGCCGACCGAAATACGCTCTCAGCCCAGGATCACCTGTGACTGCGCACCACCGGGGGAGGTAACCGTGAGCACTCGGAATGTCTGTCAGACCGCCGCTCGTATCGGCGGAAAGGCAGCACTCGCGGTGCTGGTCGCCGGGGCGCTCGGCGCCGGCACGCCCGCGGCCACCGCCGAGGTGGTGCCCGGCAGCGAGGACGGCTGGGGTCAACCGCCGGGCGGGGTCATGCTCACCGTCGACGGGGACGACGGGTCGGGACACCACACCCTGAACCTCACCTGGGGAAACATCGACCCGCTGCCCAAGGAGAACGGTATCTGGCAGTGCACGGTCACCGAGCGTTCCACGACCACCCAGAGAGGGATGGTGGGCAGCGCTCCGGGGGATATTCCGGTGGTGAACCTGAGCTACACCGTGGACCTGCTCCCGGCGACCGGGGGTGGCAACCGGCGCCAGGTCAGTGCGCCGGCCGGGGAACTGATCAACATGCGGCTGGAGTGCCGCACCTACATCCCCGGGGCGTTCGCCACCACACCACCCAGTGCCCCATTCGGCTGGCATTTCCAGTACCAACTGCGCTGAGGCCCGCCCCGGGTCAGCAACCCAGGCGGAGAACCGGTAGCCACTCGGCGATCTCGGGCGCCCGCGCCCCGGAGACCTCCACCTCGGGCCCCGCGGCGTCGAGTTCGAGCAGCCCGGTGGCCAGCAGCAGCCAGGTCCGCGGATCGGTCTCCACCACGTTCGGCGGGGTGCCGCGGGTGTGCCGGGGTCCGGCGATGCACTGCACGGCCACGAACGGCGGGACGCGGACCTCGACGCTGGCGCCTGGTGCGACCGCGGCCAGTGTCCGTGCGGTCAGCCGCACCGCCTCGGCCAGCGCGGAACGCTGCGGGGTTGCCGCGGTGTCGTCGCGCAGCCACTCGGCCAGCGCCAGCACCGCGGCGCGGGTGCGGGCCGGATCGGGAGTCACATCGGGCACACAGCAAACGTAACGACAATGGCCGCGTGCCACCGTCACCGACCCCGTTTCCGCTGGATGCCACCCCGACACCGCGCCCCACGCCGACGCCGATCCCGCTGCCGACCGCCGGCACCACCGAGACCCCGAGCTACGGCCACGGCCTGTCGCTGCTGACCGGCCCGGTGCCGACGACGGTCGAGATCGTCACGATCGCCGCCGTTGTGGTGACCGCCGTCGTGTTCACCGTGGTCGCCTGGCGCACCGGACGCAGGCGGCTGCTGTGGCTGCCGGCGAGCGTGCTGATCGGCGTGGCGGTGGCCTTGGCGGTGCGGACCTGGGTCGACGCCGAGGGCCTGGCATCGGACCCGTCGCCGTGGCAGATGTGGGCCTGGACGACGATTTTCGTCGCAATGATTCCCATCGCAGTGTTGTCCTGGCGGCGGTCGCGCTGGTGGCGGCGCGCGGTGGCGCTGCTCGCCGTGCCGCTGGCACTGCTCACCACGGTGCTGACGCTGAACCAGTGGGTCGGCTACTACCCCACCGTCACCGCGGCGTGGGGTGCGCTGACCGCCGGCCCACTGCCGCACCAGGTCGACGCCAACGCGCTGGCCGGCATGCGCAACACCAACCCGACCACCGGCGCGATCGTCGAAGTCACCATCGACGACGCCGTCAGCGGCTTCACCCACCGCAACGAGTACGTCTACCTGCCGCCGGCATGGTTCGCCGGGGACCACCCGCCGGCCCTGCCCGCGGTGCTGATGATCGGCGGCGAATTCAACACCCCGGCCGACTGGATCCGCAGCGGGAACATCATGCCGATCATCGACGACTTCACCGCCGCCCACGGAGGCAAGGCGCCCATTCTGGTGTTCGTCGACTCCGGCGGCAGCTTCAACAACGACACCGAATGCGTCAACGGGCCGCGCGGCAACGCCGCCGATCACCTGACCAAAGACGTTCGGCCGTACGTGATCTCACAGTTCGGAGCGTCGCCCGACCCGGCCAACTGGGGCGTGGTGGGCTGGTCGATGGGAGGCACCTGCGCGATCGACCTGACCGTCATGCACCCGGAGCTGTTCACCGCGTTCGTCGACATCGCCGGCGACCACGGCCCGACGGCCGGCACCAAGGACCAGACCATCGACCGGCTCTACGGCGGCGACGCCGACGCCTGGGCGGCGTTCGACCCGAGCACGGTGATGACCAAGCACGGGCGCTACACCGGGGTGTCGGGGTTGTTCGAGGACACCGTCACCCCGGATTCGGCGAAGAACAAGGCGCACGGCTCCCGGCCGCAACCCGACGGCCCGTCGGGCTTCGGCGGCCGCGACGACGTCCGCGACAGCGACGAGACCGGGGCCGCCGAGGATCTGTGCGCGACGGCGCAGACCGTCGGGATCCCGTGCGAGATCCACACCCAGGTCAGCTTCCACACCTGGCAGTTCGCCGGTCAGGCGTTCGACGACGCGCTGCCCTGGATCGCCGCCCGGGTCGGCGCGGTGTAGGCGCGCCGCACCGCCAGGGTGGCCAGCGCCCCGGATTCGTTGATGGCCAGGTGCGCCAGCATCGGTGCCAGCAGCGACCCGGAACGGTCCGCCAGCCAGCCGAACACCCAGCCGGCCGCCCCGGTGACGGCGACGGTGCCGGCCACCGATTCCCCGGCGCGGCGGGCATTGGGCACGTGCGCCAGCCCGAACAACGCCGCCTGCAGCAGCCGGCCGCGCTCGGCGCCCAGCGCGCGCCGCGCCACGGTGGCGACGGCGCCGCGGAATATCATCTCCTCGGTCCACACGGTGCCCACCGGGATCTGCCAGGCCAGCCAACCCCAGCCCTGTCCGGGCGGGGTGCGGTCGATCATCCCGGCGCGCACCGGCGGTGCGGTGGTGCCCGCGGCCACCCCGGCGGCGATTACCGCAGTGACCGCCGCGCCCAGCTTCAACCCGTCGCGGGCCGGGACACCGCGCAGGCCCAACCGGGCGCCGGCCGCCGTCGCCAGCGCGGTCGCAATCGCGGCGCGCAGCAGCGGGCGGACAAAGTCGGGCACAGCGAAAAGGTAGCCAAAGCGGTGTTCCGGGGCCAACCGAGGCGGATCTTGCCGCCGATAGGGCCTGTCAGACGCCGATATGCTCGGCCGATGACCGTCCGCCGCACCTGCGTCGGCGTCGGCTTCGGTGTTGCAGTCGCGGCGGGGATCGCGACCGTCGCGCTACCGCTGGCCACGCGGGCTATGCAGTCCCCGAACGAATACCCGGCGAACCCCGGCTCGGTAGTCGTACCCGTCACCCTGGTATCCCGACCGCACGGTGCGTCCGGCCGTCGCAGTGACCGCCCCCGATGTCCCGACGCCGAACGGCGTCATCCGCTACCAGGTTGCGGTTTCGGACTCCCGAACATCCTCGCAGCAGGTGGGCACCGGCATCCTGATCTCCCGTCCGGGGTCCACCGCGATGTTCGACGCCGTCTCCGGAACGCTGCGCTGGCAGTCCGACAACCGCTGGATCCCCGCTTACCTTGATCCCGACGAAGTCGTGGCGTCCTACCGCGACGGCGACGACAACGCCGGGATCGTGGTGTTGCCGTCGAAGTACGGGCTGATCGGGGTCGACGGTGAAACCGGGGCAGTGCTCTGGCGCAGGCAATTCCACGACGGAGAACGGCTGAAATCCATGACCGGGTCCATCGATGCCCTCGCGGTGGCGATCGACACCGGGCTCGGGAGGCGGCTGGACTCCCTGGATCCGGCGACCGGGCAGGTGCGCTGGAGCCGGCCCAGCGACTGCGCAGTGCCCCCGGGTACGCCCGGCCAATTCGGCCTCGCCTGCCGCCCGGCGCCGGCGCTGGTGGACGCCCGCACCGGGGAGACCGTCGAACTGAACACCCCGGAACTACCCGTTGCAGGCACCGACGCCTACGTGTACGTCACGGGGACCGAACGCGATGCCACCCCCACCACGACGGTGCTAGATCCGGCCGGAAAGGTACTCGACGAGATCCCCGGCGTCACCGCTGCGACGGTGCCCTATGACGGCCAGTTGCTGGTCTACGACCTGGTCAACCGCTGGTGGCTGCGGGACTACCGACGCCACCAGTCCGTTCCGCTGGCATTCCGGCACCACGCCGACCACGCCTCGGACCTGAAACCGACCTGGTTGTGGGACGGGTTGCTGCTCACCGTCGAGAAACAGGGACTGCTGTTCATCCACCGCAAGTACCCCTCCGAGGCACCCACCCCGGTGCCGAACTCGTCCTGCTCAAGCGACCAGCCCACCCGGGTCTACGCGATCGGGAAGACCGCCCTGGTCTACTGCCTGCACACCGGCGAAATGATCGCCGTCAAACCCGGCCGCGGTTAGCCGAACAGCTCCCGCAGCGTCGCTTCCCACACCCGGCGCAGCTCGGCCGGCGGCACGCTGAACTGCCCCTGCCCCTGCACCGCCACGCCCGCAGTGCCCGCTGACCCGTGGACCTTGTCGCACTCCTCAGCGAAAATCAATGCACCACAACACAATCCGAATCCCGACAAGACCGGACATCACCCCGACGAGAGATCGAGTGCTAGCGATCCTTGGTCGCTGGTCGGCGATGCTTCTACCGACGCCATCTGCTACCCGGCGGCGAAGTCGGGACAGAGATGAGTTGTCGCGGCACTGACGAACAAAGTGCCCTGATCGAAGTGATACCTCTGTTCCACGGCGGTCGTCTCGTCGAGCACCGATGTGCCGCTTTTCAGTTCTGAGCAGGTTTGATAACCCGCGGCGATCACCTCGGCTGACGTCTTCTGCGGCAACCAGACGTTATTGGTGTGGAGCTCGTCGAGATAACTGCCGGTACTGGCGGCCGCGATGGCGGCGCACGTCAGCGTTGCCGCGCCCACCGCTCCGGCGATGAGCGCAGCGTTGCGAAGAATCGAATTCATGGTCGTTCCTTTTCGTGTTCTTGCGAGGTAATCACCAGCGACGGTCACAGCGACACGTCCTGTTCTTCGTGGCCGAACTCGACGTCCTTGCCGTCGAACGTGCCGTGGCAGGACACCACGACGTGGTAAGTGGACAGGGCCGGAGGAGCGAGGACAGAGAAACTCGTCGTCCCCTTGGGGGCGATGTTGAAGGACTTGTTGGCTCCCGGCAGCAGCGGGTTAGTGGCCTTGTACGTGCAATTGCCGGCCAGATCCGCTGAGTTCGTCACATTGGCCGTCCACGTCAGCGGGCTCCGGTCGAAGGTCAGATGAACCGCGTCCGTCGGCGCCACCTTCACCGGTGCGGGAGACCCAGTGGCCGGTTGGGGAAATGCTTCGGCGCAGGTCTTGCCGGGCGGAGCGATGCCGTGGCCAGTGCACTTTGTGGGCTTGCTCGCCGGAGAAGCGGGTGTGGGCGCCGCAGCGGGAGTTTCATTAGGTTTGAAAAAGTAGTCCGACCACGGGCCGCAGTCGTCGTGCTCGAAAGGCCCGGTGTTCTTGCGGCAGCCCTGCACCGACACTTTGTATACCGTGTTGTTCTTTACGTCCTTGAGGTCGAATCCCGTCCTGGCCGTGGTGCCGGCATTGATGCACTTGAACGCCGGTTCCTCCTGCTCGCCGCCATTGACCCTGATGTGCAGAGCGTCGATGACGTGGTCACCGTTCACCCGGGCACAGCCGCTGATGACGCACGTCGCGTGAACTTCGCCCTCTTGTGTGCAGTCGATGCTCAGCCCGTTGCTCATTTGGTCCGCAGACGCGACCGGCAGCAGAGATGACCCGGCGACGGCGATCACAGTCGACACCATGGCCAGTGGTGGAAATACTCGGGTCCGCTTCATGACAGGCCTCCTTGCGTGATTGGGGGTTGCGGCTTCGAGGGCGCGCCTACGCCCCGACACGGCTCGAACACGTTGCCCTCAACCAATGACGTTACGAAGATTGCCTGCTCCGCGAATCAGGGAAAACCCTCGCTTTTGGCTGGGGGGCAGCTGAATATCCGGTCGGCGCGAGCTGGACAAACAGAGTTCATGCAGGGGCAAGAACCTGCCGGCGTCAACCAACGACCCCTACCTGTCTCAATGGCCTCGCAGTTCTCCTCCAGACAGTTACCAGCGGATATATATTTTGCTATATGCACGCGAGAACCGGCAGCGATCTCAGCGGCCTCCCGCATCGCCGGTCGGCAAAAAGGTTCTGTCCACGGTTCTGGTCGGACCGGTACCACCTCCGCTGAATCGAGAGGCCGAATCGGAGGCGATCTCAGATTTCCTGGAAGTCAGCTGTACCCAATCAGCGGGATTGTTGCTGGCGGGTGAACCAGGGATCGGCAAGACCACGATGTGGCTGGCCGCTATCGAACAAGCGCGCAACCGCGGGATGCACGTGCTCAGCGCCCGGGCGGCTGCCGCCGAGTCGGTGATGGCCTACGTGTCGGTGGCCGACCTGCTGGCCGGCATCGGCCCTGAACTCCTCGCCACCTTGCCCGCGCCCCAGCGGTTGGCTGTTGACCGAGTGCTGCTGCACGTCGACGACGGTGGTGAAGCAACCGATCCGCGCGCGGTTGCCGCGGCGTTCCTCTCCCTGATCACGGCCCTGTCCGCATCCGCCCCCACCATCCTGGCCATTGATGACCTGCAGTGGCTCGATCCTTCCAGCGCGCGAGTTCTCGCGTTTACCGCTCGCCGCCTCACCGGACCGGCCGGTCTGTTGGCCACCGTCCGCAGCAGCACTACCGACGACAGCGGCGTGCCCTGGCTACAATTGCACCGACCCGACGCCATCCGGCAGATTCGATTGGGCCCGTTCACCATCAGCGGACTGCGGCAGATCATGTCGACTGAATACGGCATATCGCTGCCTCGCCGGGCAATGGTACGAATTCACGAGGTTTCCGGTGGAAACCCGTTCTACGCCATCGAATTGGCCCGCGCGGCAACGGAACACAACTTCGACGAGCTAGCGCTACCGACAACATTGAGCGGCCTGGTGAAAGACAAGATCGCCGATTTGGGCCCCGATGTCCGCGAGGTGCTGCTAGCCATGTCGTGCCTGGCCGCGCCCACCGTGGCCCTGGTGGCACAGGCCGTCGGCGTGGACCCTGACAGTTGCGGCGAACTGCTGTCCGCCGCTGAGAAACGCGGCATCGTCATCCGCGAGGGCGCCCGGGTGAGGTTCGCACACCCGCTGCTGAGCACCGGCGTCTACAGCGACGCATCCCTGATCGACCGGCGGGCCATGCATCGCCGACTGGCCGCGGTGGTGGGCAACGCCGAATTACGCGCCCGGCATCTGGCGCTCGCCGCCAGCAAGTCCGACGCGGTCACCATCGACGCACTCGACGCCGCAGCAGAGTTAGCTGTTGTTCGCGGCGCACCCGCGGCGGCCGCCGAGTTCATGGAACTGGCCATCAATTTGGGCGAGGACACTCCTGGTCGTTATATCCGTTGCGCTACTTATCATTTCAATGCCGGCGACGCCGAGTCAGCTCGGATATGGCTGGGCCATGTCCTCGACGCTGCGGGCTCGGCGGATGCGCGCGCCGAAGCGCTGCGCCTGCTGGGGCTGTGGAGTGTGCTCGACGGTAGTTCACGCCTGGCCGTTGAATTGTTGGAGCAGGCGCGCGCCAGTGGCTCCGACAACGACGCGCTTTTGGTGCAGATCCTGGTCCCACTGGCGTTTGCGCGGGTCAATGTGCACGACCTCGCCGGGGCCGGCGCCGCGGCAGACCAGGCCGTCGTGACCGCCAGCCTGCTCAACCGCCCTGATCTGCTCAGTCAGGCCCTCGGCATGCAGGCAACGGTCCGGTTTCTGCTCGGCGACGGTCCGGATGAGGCCGCCATGCGGCGTGCCGTTGAACTGGAAGACTTGAACGCACCCGGATCAGCCCTGCTGTCGCCGACTATGTTGCAGGCTGCTTTACTATGTGGGACAGGACAATTCGACGAGGCCAAACGTACCCTGAGCGGTATCGAACGGCGATACGCAGATCGCGGCCACGACAGTGAACTCATGGTCGTCTCCTTCCACAACGCGCTGACTGCGATATGGCGTGGCGACTACGTCGAAGCAGCCGCAATCGGCGACGACACGATCATTCGTGCGCAGCAACTGGAGAGCGACCTGCCACTGTCCATTGGCTGGATGATCCGGTCCGCGGTCGCGGCCCACACCGGAGACGAAGCGCTGGCCCGCCAAGACGCTGAGCGAGCACTGACCGCGTGCAAACGCTGCGACTCGCCATGGTTGATCGCAGTGTGGCCGCTCACAACTCTGGGCTTTCTCGAAGTTTCACTGGGCAACTATCAAGGTGCACTGGTTATTCTGCAGCCACTGCTCGATATCGGTGCCACGGCGCCCAGAGCCACCGAGATATACCTGACGCCATACGCACCCGATGCCGCGGAGGCATTGATTCGGGTCAACCGGCTTGATGAGGCGGACATGCTGATCAGCCGACTCGAAGATAACGGCCGTCGATTGGACCGACCGTGGATGCTGGCGGTAGGCGGGCGGTGCCGAGCCATGCTCCAGGCGAGCCGTCACGACCTGGATGGCGCGCTCATCACCGTGCAGCACGCTATCGCCGAACATGACAGGCTGTCAATGCCTTTCGAGAGGGCACGGACTCAACTGCTGATGGGCGAGCTGCAGCGACGGCAACGAGCCCGCGTCGCCGCGACAGCGACCCTTCGTGCCGCAGCCGCGTCCTTTGCTGACCTCAACACGCCGCTGTGGGCACGGCGCGCCCAAAGCACGTTGGACCGCATCGCTTTTGGCAGTCGGGACAGCGGGGCGCTGACTCCCACGGAGTTCCGCATCGCCGAACTGGTTGCAGCAGGCCAGTCCAATCAGGACGTGGCATCCACGCTTTTCATCAGCGCCAAGACCGTCGAGGTCCACCTGACGCGGGTCTATCGCAAGCTCGGTATTCGGTCCCGCGCCGAATTGGGCCGTCGGCTCGACCATCTCGCGGAATCCTGATCACGGCGCCAGCGCCACCTTTTGTGGGGAAAACCCCTATAGCACTGTAAATCCCGAGCTCGTAAATTTCAAAGATGGGTGTGCCGACTCTGCGGGTGCCGTGTTTTCTCGTGGAGTGGTACCGCCCCGACCTCATTGCCGACCGATTCGAGGTCGGCCGCGTCACCCTTGATGAGGTGATGGCGTCGTGGTCTGCCGATCGCACACCGGTGCAGTTGTTGTTGACCCTCACCGTGCCCGACGACCAAGTCGTCTTCGGTGTTGTCACCGCTGACTCTGCCGACATCGTCGCCCAGGTCTGTCAACGCGCCGGAGTCCCCGCCGAACGTATCACCGCAGCCGTCGACACACGTCCTGACGGTCGCCTTGGCCGGCGCGGCCCGGACCGTGGGCCATAGGTCGGTGCCGCCGATACAAGGGAATTCCCTTATTTGCCGGGACATGCCTGGTCGCCAGGGTCGAAATCCTACCGTTCCCGCGGGCGACCTATCTGCCCAGGAGGCATAAGCATCTGGAGGCCCCCAGCCAGGCACCGCCGAGTCGCTCCCCGGGCTACGAGTGTTCTGCATGGTTTTCGGCGAGATGATCGCCGTCAAACCCGGTTAGCCGAACAACCTCGGCAGCGTCGATTCCCACACCGCGCGCAGCTGCGCCAGCGGCACGCTGAACTGCCCCTGCACCTCCAGCTCGTCGGAGCCCTGGTCGACCACGCCGACCCGGGCGCACGGTAGCGCGCGCGCGGAGCACATGGCGACGAACCGGCTCTCCTCGGTGCGCGGCACCGCCACCAGTACCCGACCGGCCGATTCGGAGAACAGCCACACAAACGGGTCCGCCCCTTCGGGCAGCACCAGGCGCACCCCGGTCTCCCCGGCCAGCGCGGCCTCGACGACGGTCTGCGCCAGCCCGCCCTCGCTGACGTCATGGGCGGCGGACACCAGCCCGTCGCGCGACGCCGCGGTCAGCACCTCGGCCAGCAGTTTCTCCCGGTCCAGGTCCACCTGCGGCGGCACCCCGCCGAGGTGCCCGGCGGACACCTGCGCCCAGATCGACCCGTCGAGCTCGTCGCGGGTGTCACCGAGCAGCAGCAGCGTCTCGCCGGGTTCGGTGCCCAGCCCGGTCGGGATGCGCCGGGCCACGTCGTCGAGCACACCGAGCACACCGACCACCGGGGTCGGCAGGATCGGCGTCGCACCGGTCTGGTTGTAAAAGCTGACATTGCCGCCGGTGACCGGGATGCCCAGGGCCGCACAACCATCCGCGAGTCCGCGCACGGCCTGGGAGAACTGCCACATGACGCCCGGGTCCTCCGGCGAACCGAAGTTGAGGCAGTTGGTGACGGCGACCGGGGTGGCGCCGGTGACGGCGACGTTACGGTAGGCCTCGGCAAGCGCCAGCTGCGCACCGGCGTACGGGTCGAGCTGGGTGTAGCGACCGGACGCGTCGGTGGAGATCGCGACGCCGCGGCCGGTCTCCTCGTCGACCCGCAGCACCCCGCCGTCGGCGTGTTCGGCGAGCACCGTATTGCCGCGCACATAGCGGTCGTACTGCTCGGTGATGAACGCCCGGCTGCACAGCGCGGGGCTGGCCAGCATCGCCAGCAGGGTGTCACGCAGTTCGGCGCCGCTCTTCGGGCGCGGCAGCCTCGCCGTGGTGTCGGCGATCAGCGCGTCCTGGCTGTCGGGGCGGACGACCGGCCGCTGGTACACCGGGCCCTCGTGGGCGACGGTGCGCGGCGGCACGTCCACCACGGTCTCGCCGCCGAAGGTGATGACCAGCCGGTCGCCGTCGGTGACTTCGCCGATGACGGTGGCCAGTACGTCCCATTTGCGGCACACGGCCATGAACTTCTCGACGTTCTCCGGCGTGACCACCGCGCACATGCGCTCCTGCGATTCGCTGGAGAGCACCTCGGCCGGCGTCATGTCCTTGGCGCGCAGCGGCACCTTGTCCAGTTCGATGTGCATGCCGCCGTCGCCGGCCGAGGCGAGTTCGGAGGTGGCACACGACAGCCCGGCGCCGCCGAGGTCCTGAATGCCGACCACCAGGTGCGCGGCGTAGAGGTCCAGGCAGCACTCGATGAGCACCTTCTCGGTGAACGGGTCACCGACCTGCACGCTGGGGAGTTTCTTGCGCTGTTTCGATGGTCCAGCTCCGCCTTCGGCCTCGTGTCCGGAGCCGGCCTCGTCACCGGAGAAGGTGTCCGACGCCAGCACCGACACCCCGCCGATGCCGTCCAAACCGGTGCGGGCGCCGAACAGGATGATCTTGTTGCCGGTGCCCGAGGCGAACGCCAGGTGCAGGTCCTCGGTGCGCAGCACACCCACGCACAGCGCGTTGACCAGCGGGTTGCCGGCGTAGGACGCGTCGAACACGGTCTCCCCGCCGATATTGGGCAGCCCCAGGGAGTTGCCGTAGCCGCCGATGCCGCGGACCACGCCGTCGACCACCCGGCGGGTGTCGGGCGCGTCGGCGGCGCCGAAGCGCAGCTGGTCCATCACCGCGACCGGCCGGGCGCCCATCGCCATGATGTCGCGGACGATGCCGCCAACGCCGGTGGCCGCGCCCTGGTACGGCTCGACGTACGACGGGTGGTTGTGCGATTCCACCTTGAAGGTGACCGCCCAGCCGTCGCCGATGTCGACGACGCCCGCGTTCTCGCCGATCCCGGCCAGCATGCCGGCCTTCATCTCCTCGGTGGTGGTCTCGCCGAAGTAGCGCAGGTGAACCTTGGAGGACTTGTAGGAGCAGTGCTCGCTCCACATCACCGAATACATGGCCAGCTCGGCGTCGGTGGGCCGGCGGCCCAGGATCTCCCGGATGCGCTGGTATTCGTCGTCCTTGAGGCCCAGTTCGCGGTAGGGCTGCGGGTGGTCGGGGGTGGCGGCGGCGCGCTCGACGGTATCGAACGGGGCGGCTTCAGACGTCACGAGAGACAGTCTAGGAGCATTCGAATCGGCCAATCCGGGCCGGTGGCGCTTGGTTATTTCTACAGTTTTTGGGGAACACACCCATAGTCGGCCCTTCGCCCCCGGAGGGTCCGGATGGAAAGGGAACCAATCCATGCAGAAAACAGCAAAGCGAACCGCCGCGTGCGCGGCGACCGCGGCAATCGGTATCGCGGCGTTTGCGGCGGGCTGCGACAACAGCAGCAAGGACAGCGCCCACGAGGCCCTGAGCTCGGCCAGCTCGATCGCGTCCTCGGCCGGATCCGTGGCGTCCTCGGCCGCCGAATCGGCCACCTCGGCGGTGTCCTCGGCCCTGGCCGCTCCGGAGCCGACCAAGATCGCCGGCAAGGACGGGGTCGAGTACACCGTCGAGGGCGTACTTCTGGAGAAGTACAACTCGCTGGACGCGAAGTCCAAGACGGCCCTCGGCGCTCCGCTGGGCGAGCAGAAGAAGAACGACGACGGCGGCGTCTACCAGCAGTTCGACGGCGGCGTGATCATCAACAGCTCGGCTGGCTCCTTCGTGGTGTGGGGCAAGATCCGGGACAAGTGGAACGAGCTGGGCGGCTCGCAGGGTCAACTGGGCTACCCGACCAGCGATGAGACCACCAACGCCGAGGGCCAGAAGCAGACCACCTTCCAGCACGGCACGGTCACCTGGACCGAGGGTGCGGATCAGGCGGTCGTCGCCGGCGGTTAATCGGGCGACAGAAACGCGCCCAGCGCCGCCGCATAGGCGGCAACGTCGTGGGCGCCCATCAGTTCCCGTGCCGAGTGCATGGCCAGCTGCGGGGCGCCCACGTCGACCGTCGGGATGCCGGTGCGGGCGGCGGTCATCGGGCCGATCGTCGACCCGCACGGCAGGTCGGCGCGGTGCTCGTAGCGCTGTAGCGGCACCCCGGCGCGCCGGCAGGCCAGCTCGAAAGCCGCAGCGGTGCGCCCGTCGGTGGCGTACCGCAGGTTCGGCTGCACCTTGAGCACCGGGCCGCCGTTGACGGCAATCGGGTGGCCCGGTTCGTGCCGGTCCGGGTAGTTGGGGTGGGTGGCGTGCGCCATGTCGGCGGAGGCGATCATCGACACGGTCAGCCGGCGCAGGAAGTCCGCACGGTCGCCGCCCTCGGTGGCCACGATGCGCTCCAGGGTGGTGATCAGCAGGTCGGAGCCGGCGCCGTGGTCGGACGTCGAGCCGACCTCCTCGTGGTCGAACAACGCCAACACCGGCAGGTAGGCCCCCGGCTCCCCAGCCAGCAGCGCCGCCAGCCCCGCGTAGCAGCTGGCCTGGTTGTCCAGCCGCGGCGCGGACAGGAACTCGCCGTCGCCCCACACCCGCGACGGTGTCAGGTCGTGGGTCATCAGCTCGAAGCCCAGCACGTCCGCGGGGTCGATGCCCGCGGCGGCGGCGACGTGGTCCACGAACGGTGCCGAACCGCCGGGTCCATACGGCGGTCCCGGCTTCCCCTCGGCTCCGCCGCCACTCGCTCCGCTCACGCCACCTCCGCCGAGCCTCGCCGAACCACCGGATCCAAACGGCAGTCCCGGCTTCCC contains these protein-coding regions:
- a CDS encoding helix-turn-helix transcriptional regulator, which encodes MLYARENRQRSQRPPASPVGKKVLSTVLVGPVPPPLNREAESEAISDFLEVSCTQSAGLLLAGEPGIGKTTMWLAAIEQARNRGMHVLSARAAAAESVMAYVSVADLLAGIGPELLATLPAPQRLAVDRVLLHVDDGGEATDPRAVAAAFLSLITALSASAPTILAIDDLQWLDPSSARVLAFTARRLTGPAGLLATVRSSTTDDSGVPWLQLHRPDAIRQIRLGPFTISGLRQIMSTEYGISLPRRAMVRIHEVSGGNPFYAIELARAATEHNFDELALPTTLSGLVKDKIADLGPDVREVLLAMSCLAAPTVALVAQAVGVDPDSCGELLSAAEKRGIVIREGARVRFAHPLLSTGVYSDASLIDRRAMHRRLAAVVGNAELRARHLALAASKSDAVTIDALDAAAELAVVRGAPAAAAEFMELAINLGEDTPGRYIRCATYHFNAGDAESARIWLGHVLDAAGSADARAEALRLLGLWSVLDGSSRLAVELLEQARASGSDNDALLVQILVPLAFARVNVHDLAGAGAAADQAVVTASLLNRPDLLSQALGMQATVRFLLGDGPDEAAMRRAVELEDLNAPGSALLSPTMLQAALLCGTGQFDEAKRTLSGIERRYADRGHDSELMVVSFHNALTAIWRGDYVEAAAIGDDTIIRAQQLESDLPLSIGWMIRSAVAAHTGDEALARQDAERALTACKRCDSPWLIAVWPLTTLGFLEVSLGNYQGALVILQPLLDIGATAPRATEIYLTPYAPDAAEALIRVNRLDEADMLISRLEDNGRRLDRPWMLAVGGRCRAMLQASRHDLDGALITVQHAIAEHDRLSMPFERARTQLLMGELQRRQRARVAATATLRAAAASFADLNTPLWARRAQSTLDRIAFGSRDSGALTPTEFRIAELVAAGQSNQDVASTLFISAKTVEVHLTRVYRKLGIRSRAELGRRLDHLAES
- the purL gene encoding phosphoribosylformylglycinamidine synthase subunit PurL, with the translated sequence MTSEAAPFDTVERAAATPDHPQPYRELGLKDDEYQRIREILGRRPTDAELAMYSVMWSEHCSYKSSKVHLRYFGETTTEEMKAGMLAGIGENAGVVDIGDGWAVTFKVESHNHPSYVEPYQGAATGVGGIVRDIMAMGARPVAVMDQLRFGAADAPDTRRVVDGVVRGIGGYGNSLGLPNIGGETVFDASYAGNPLVNALCVGVLRTEDLHLAFASGTGNKIILFGARTGLDGIGGVSVLASDTFSGDEAGSGHEAEGGAGPSKQRKKLPSVQVGDPFTEKVLIECCLDLYAAHLVVGIQDLGGAGLSCATSELASAGDGGMHIELDKVPLRAKDMTPAEVLSSESQERMCAVVTPENVEKFMAVCRKWDVLATVIGEVTDGDRLVITFGGETVVDVPPRTVAHEGPVYQRPVVRPDSQDALIADTTARLPRPKSGAELRDTLLAMLASPALCSRAFITEQYDRYVRGNTVLAEHADGGVLRVDEETGRGVAISTDASGRYTQLDPYAGAQLALAEAYRNVAVTGATPVAVTNCLNFGSPEDPGVMWQFSQAVRGLADGCAALGIPVTGGNVSFYNQTGATPILPTPVVGVLGVLDDVARRIPTGLGTEPGETLLLLGDTRDELDGSIWAQVSAGHLGGVPPQVDLDREKLLAEVLTAASRDGLVSAAHDVSEGGLAQTVVEAALAGETGVRLVLPEGADPFVWLFSESAGRVLVAVPRTEESRFVAMCSARALPCARVGVVDQGSDELEVQGQFSVPLAQLRAVWESTLPRLFG
- a CDS encoding LGFP repeat-containing protein, with amino-acid sequence MQKTAKRTAACAATAAIGIAAFAAGCDNSSKDSAHEALSSASSIASSAGSVASSAAESATSAVSSALAAPEPTKIAGKDGVEYTVEGVLLEKYNSLDAKSKTALGAPLGEQKKNDDGGVYQQFDGGVIINSSAGSFVVWGKIRDKWNELGGSQGQLGYPTSDETTNAEGQKQTTFQHGTVTWTEGADQAVVAGG